CGTCTGGGGCGGTGACGGAGTTGTGATCGAGGGCATTCCCCAGGACGCCACCCCCACCACCGACACCGGCCTCACCGTCCAGTACCAGGTCTGGCCGGTCACCGACCCGACCGGGATCACCACCCTGTCGCGCACCCAGGACCCGACCGGGACCGAGGCGGCGGTCACCGTGCAGTCCGAGAGCCTGACCGACGGTCAGACCTACGCCTGGCAGGCCGAGACCGTGGACGGGAGCGCGGTCTCGGCCTGGTCCGCCCCGTGCTACTTCGCTGTCGACGACACCCGGCCGTCCGTGGCACCGACCGTCACCTCGTCCAACTACCCGCAGGGCGGCTGGGACAAGGGCGGGGCGCCGGTCCAGTTCACCTTCGGCGCCAATGGCGACGCGGACGTGGCCGGCTACGAGTTCGGCTGGCAGAACGACCTCCCGGTGCCGGTGACGGCGACCATCGGCGACTACGGGATCCCGACGCCGGTCGACGTGTACGCCGACACCAAGGACTTCGTCCCGGCCACCACCCTGGGCGGCTCGGCCACGGTGAGCCTGATCCCGCCGAGCGGTTCCGGCCCGATGACCCTCTACGTCGTCAGCCTGGACCGGGCGGTCCTCCAGTCCGCGCAGTCGAGCTATGCCTTCTACGTCAGCTCCACCGGGCCGACGGTCGTCCCGCCAACCCCGCTGCCCGGCTTCGACAAGACCGGCCGGTTCACCTTCACGCCCAACAGCGGGGTGCAGGCGGCGAGCCGGGTGGTCAGCTACACGGTGCAGGTCAACGGCGGCTCCAGCCCCCAGACCGTCACCGTCAAGGCGGCCAAGGACGGCACCGCCCACCTGCGGATCAAGCTGAACGGTGTCACCGGTACCTCGCTGCTGGTCAGCAGCACCAGCGCGAACGGCTGGGTCAGCGACTCGGCCTGGTGGACCACCGGCTCCGTCGACACCAGCCCCACCGTCAGCTCCGACGTCTACGCCGAGAACGGCACCAGCGGCGGCGTGGGCGTCCCGGGCACCTTCACCTTCGTCCCCAAGCAGGGGAGGGTGGCGAGCTACACGTACTCCTTCAACTACGGCCCTGCGGTCACGGTCAAGGCGGGCGCCAAGGGGGCGGCCACGATCAACTGGACCCCGACCGATGACGGGTTCTACGACCTCAACGTCTACGCGACGACCAAGGACGGGCTGGTACTGAGCTCCTACGACTACTACTTCTCGGTGAACTGACTCTCGGCTCTACCTATTTGGCCGCAGGTCAGAGGTCCCGCACCGCTTCGGCGGTGCGGGACCTCTGCGCATGGGGCGGGAAGGGGCCGACTGGCAGGGCCCCTGGTGTCTCAATGCTCCGTGAAGGTTTCCGTCTCGGCGTTGTAGAGCTCGGTCGGATCGAAGCCCATGCCGGTGAAGTGGCCGGCGAGTTCGAGGGAGAGCACGCCGTGGAGGCGGGTCCAGAAGGTGAGGGCGCGGCGGAGCGCCGAGGGCGGAGCCGGGTGCGCCCCGGCCCAGGCCCGGTGCTCGGACAGGTGCGCGTCGAGCGGGGAGGTCGGGGTCGGGGCAGGCTGCTGGGCGGTGCAGGCGTCGAGCAGGACGGTCATGATCTCACGGGCGATCCGGGTGGTGTCCTCGGGCGCCCGGTAGCCGGGCACTGGGGTGCCGTAGACGAGGAAGTACCGCTGGGGGTC
The Streptacidiphilus albus JL83 genome window above contains:
- a CDS encoding TetR/AcrR family transcriptional regulator, with protein sequence MVEPDTRTPRERYRAQVQAEIKDRAWQQIATAGASALSLNAIAKQMGISGPALYRYFAGRDDLVTELVRDAYRSLADTFHARAAAGAGLGDLAHALRQWALDDPQRYFLVYGTPVPGYRAPEDTTRIAREIMTVLLDACTAQQPAPTPTSPLDAHLSEHRAWAGAHPAPPSALRRALTFWTRLHGVLSLELAGHFTGMGFDPTELYNAETETFTEH